The Amycolatopsis nigrescens CSC17Ta-90 genomic interval CTTGCCAGCGTGGCAAGCCAGTGGCGTGATTGTCCCCCATCCAGAGCGATCTGGTCGAGCTTGGTCAACGCGGTCCGGTGAATTGCGATCTCGGCAGGCTTCTCCAGGAGCAAGCTCGTCGTGTAGCCCGCGGTGTACACCACCGAAGGATGATCGTCGTGGTGCATGATCCGGAACGGTCCTCCCAAAACTCCGACCGGCCCTGCATCTGAAGGAACGATCCGGACTATGCACTGTGGGCGGTCACTGAAGAAGATCAGCTTCAACACCTGCTCTTGCATTATCTTGGCTGAGCCGACAGCTTCTCGCAGTACATTTTCGCGGATGAAGAACGTGCACTGCGGTGGATACCGGCGCCGCAGCAGGGATTGACGGGCCAGCCGCGTGCTGCTTCGACGCACTACATCATGCTCGTCCGCGTGCACATCCCACTCGAAAAGCACCCGCATGTAGTCCTCGGTCTGAAGCAGCCCAGGCACCAGCAACGGTTCGTAGCTCAGGATGGTGCTGGCAGAGTTCTCCTGCACGATCAGTGTCCGCAGCTCGTCGGGCAAACGCCCCTCATGCGGCCGGACCCAGTAGCCGGTGTCGGCTTCCCGTGCCAGGGCGAGCAAATCCTCTAACTCGCCGTACTTCAGGCCACAACTCGCCGCGTACACGGCTATGTCCACTTCACGTGTGCCGCGCTTGCCGCTCTCGACCCTGGACACCTTGCTCGGGGACCAGTGCAGGATCTTCGCCAGCGCGTCGCCGGTCAGCCCTGCTCTTTCCCTGATACGCACCAACTCGCCGCCCAGCTCACGGGAACGGACCGAGGACTCACTCTTACTCGCCATCGCCCCAACGTAGAACCGCCTGCCACCCTCGCACGCGAACCACACGGCCGAATCACCGAAACGATAAACCCTTGCCCCAGGCAAAAGCCGATACCAATTCACCTAGCAGGTACAGCACCTCAGGGGGCAGGATGAGAGACATTCCATCGCCATTTGATCCAACACTGGAGCAGGCCGTACGCACACATCTGCTCACCTCAGCCGACCAGGTGGCCGCCGCCGCGTCCCGGTTGCGGGCGGCCATCGCGCAAGGCCGCACACCTCCACAGGTAGGCGTCAAGCTCGCGGCATATCTCGAGGACCTCGCAAACCGGATGCGCAGTCAGGCGCAAGAAGGGTCAGACGAGTAGTACTACGCACCCGAGCATGAGTAACCCTGGCCAATCGTGCTCGCGGAGTACTCCGCTTGCCTGGATGTCGCTGACAGCGCTCGCCTGATGTCGTACCGTCACAGACGACTGCGATTCGGGGAGGGAGCACAGTCTATGGCCGGGTATGAGGTGGTCATCGAAGCGCTGCGAGAGGCCGGACAGGCCGCGGGCGGTGCGTCGGACACGATCGGCGGGGTCAATGCCGCCGATAGCTTGCCCACCGGCGAGGCGGGTATGCCAGGCGGGCGCGTCGTCGGCAAGATCAATGCGGTCCGGGCCGCGTGGCAGGATCGCACCCGTGGGCTGACCACGGGGTTCACCGAGGTGTCCGACGCTTTCAGCCAGGCCGTCCAGCTCTACCGCACCAACGAGCACGCCGCCCAAGCTGACCTGCGTGAAGCCACCAACAGTGCCGGTGGCAGGAGGCCGGTCTGATGGTCACCTGGGCAGATGTACTGCGCTGGGACCCCGCGCCGACCCAGCAGGCGGTCGGTCCCATCAACACTGAGTACCTAAAGCTCGTCGGCGCGTCCGACGAGCTACGGACCGCCGCCAGCGTCGAAGGCTGGTCCGGACCCGCGGCCGGGGCAGCAATCGGCCGGGTCAACCAGCTCGTGGACGCCACCGAAGAACTAGCCGCCGAGCTGGGTTCCGCGCGACGTGCTTTCGGTGACGTCGGCGACGCAATCACCGGTGTCGTCCACGCACGAGAAGAAGCCATCGGCCTCGCCCAAGCGCAGCGCTTCACGATCGGCCCCGATGGCGCGATCACGGACCCAGGACCGCCGCCGGGGACCCCGCCGGAGCAGGCCGAGGCCGTCGCGGCCGAGCGCCAACGCTTCATGGCCGAACTCAAGGACCGCGTCGAGCAGGTCGTACGCCAAGCCAACGACATCGACTCCGACGCCTGTGCGGTGCTGGACAAGATCCTGTCCGGCACGGTGGTGGACACCAAGGGCAACGACAACGCCACCACTGGCCTCGCCGCCTACGGCGACGCCGGCTTCACCGTCGGCGGTCTGTCCATCCTGTCCCCGCCCGCCGACGGCGCCACCGTCGCGCAGAACGCCGCGTGGTGGGCCACCCTATCCCCGAACCAGCAGCGCCGGTTGATCCACGATCTGCCCGAACTCGTCGGAAATCGGGACGGCGTCCAAGGCTGGGCACGCAGCGAAGCCAACCTCGCCCTCGTCGGCAAGGAGCGCACCACCCTGCAGAACGCTCGCGCGAACCTCCAGGGGCAGCTCGAAAAACTCACCAACGGCCCCGGCCACCAGAACACGCGCAATCTCCTGCAGGCCGAGCTCGCTAAGATCAACGACAAGCTCTCCAGCCTCGACTCGATCGACAAGATGATGCTCGACCCTCGCACCAGGAAACCCCTCGAGGGAAGACAACTCCTATCCCTCGACATGGGCGGCGACAGAGCGAAGGCCGCCGTCGCAACGGGCAATATCGACACTGCCAAACACGTCGGCGTCTTCACCCCCGGAATGAACTCCAACGTCCAAGGCAGCTTGTCCGGCTACGTGGAGGACATGGACGAGGTGCGGCGATATGCGAACGGTCTGGCCGGCGATTCCCCAACAGGAAACTCCGTGGCGATGGTGACATGGCTGGGCTACGAGCCGCCTACTTTGCAAGCGGACGACATGAGAGACGTGGGTGGTCTCATCACCGGTGCCCCGGCCAGCGAGGGAGCCAACAAGCTCGCCAATTTCCAAGAAGGTATTAACGCTTCACGCCGCGACGACCCCCACTTGACCGCACTCGGCCACTCCTATGGGTCCACCACAACCGGTATCGCTCTGACTCAGAATCACGGAGTGGACGACGCTGTTTTCTTCGGGTCGCCCGGAATCTCCGAAACACCTACCCCTGTCTTCAATACTTCGAACCTCAACATCCCTGAAGGCCACGCTTACAACCTCTCCGCCGAGGGCGATGACGTCGCTGACGCCGTCCCCGTCACTACCAGATACGGCCCACACCTAGAGAGTATGCCGGGCATGAACCAACTCTCTACCGATGGAACTACTGGACCCCAAGGGCCGATGGCCGCCTCTCACGGCCATAGTGAATACGCCAAAGGGGACGGCCGAATGGCCACCAGCGAGTACAATATGGCCGCCATCGTATCCGGCCACCCAGAACTGGCAGTAAGCAAATGACGAAATGGAAACCAGTGCCGCGATCTGACAACAATTCTCTCGGTTTCCTCGCCACCGCAATCGCGTGCACGGTCGTACTGACAGCATGCAGCAACGGCGCCGATCCCTATCTTGACAACGACAACTCACGAGAAGACATGAGCCTGCAACATCAATGGTCCGAACTCATGCAACGCCCCAACATCGACGAGGTCGTGGCCAAGTACGAGAAGATGCAAAAAGAGGTCACCGAGGCACTTAGTTCTGAACTTGGACTACCCCAATGGTCGATCGGCGGCAACAACAGCACGAACCCGGGATGCAATGACTTCCGCCAAGTCGATTCCTGGGACGCAATAAAGGAAAGCATTGCCGGAACTACAACGCCCGCCCGGATTTCAACAGAACAGTGGCCAAAGGCGGTTGACACAATCAAGAGAGTTGTAGCAGGCCACGGTTTCACAACTCCAGGACTTGTGGTCGACAAGGGAGATTTCCACACCATGGATCTCTATGATGGCTACGGTGCGAAATTCAATGTAATGACCGGAACTGAAGGCAATAATACGGTCATCGGCGTCAGCACGGGTTGCCACCTTCTCCCGGAAGCGAAGCAGCGTGGCGTGCCGAGGTCTACGGCCACTCCGCCCACAGGCTAACGACGCGTCGTTAGCCTGCTGCACCTCCGAAGTGGGCGCGCCTGAGCAGCGGACATTCTCCGAGTTACGGGCGGTCTAGGATGCTTTTGCGGAGTAGGGGGATGCCGAGGACGACCAGGATCGCGGGCAGGATGGAGAAGCCGAGCAGGATGGCGGTGACCGCGCTGTCCGGCTGTACCGCGGAAGCGTCCGAAGTGGACACATAGCCGCCGAGGGTGAGCACCAGGCCGAACAGGCCAGGCCCGAGTGCCAGGCCGAGGGTTTCGGACGCGGTCCAGACACCGGCCGCGACGCCGGCCCTGGTCTGTCCGGTGCGCTCTTCTTCGACGTCGATCAGGTCCGGCAGGATGGCCAGCGGGAACACCTGGATGCCGGCGTAACCGACCCCGGCCAACGCGACGAACACGAACGACACGCCGACCGGCAGCGCCTGCGCCCCGACCAGGCCGAGCAGTGCCACCGCGAAGGCGATCGACGCGGCCCGGAAACCGATCAGCTTTCCCCACCGGCGGCCGAGGATCGGCCACACCGGCATCATCAGCAGTGCCGGCCCAACGAACCCGGCGAACAGGAACTTCTGCAGCGACGCATCACCGAGCACGTACCTAGCCGCGTAGCTGACCCCGGCGAGCAGGGTGCCGATGCCGAGCGACTGCACGAAGTACACCCCGAGCAGCCAGCGGAACGGCCGCCAGGCCCGCATCGTGGCGATCAGCTCGCGCCAGCCGGTGGGGTTCGGGCGCAGCCTGCCCACCGGGGCGTTGCGGATTCCGAAATAGACCCCGAACGTGCCGCCCAGGATGATCACGCCGATGGCGATGCCCATCACCTGGTAGCCGCCGGCCCCGCCGATCGCGTCGGTGATCGCGGGCGCCCCCGCGCCGGAGACCAGGATGGCCACGGCCAGGATGCCGATCCGCCAACTGGTCAGCTTGG includes:
- a CDS encoding helix-turn-helix domain-containing protein, translating into MASKSESSVRSRELGGELVRIRERAGLTGDALAKILHWSPSKVSRVESGKRGTREVDIAVYAASCGLKYGELEDLLALAREADTGYWVRPHEGRLPDELRTLIVQENSASTILSYEPLLVPGLLQTEDYMRVLFEWDVHADEHDVVRRSSTRLARQSLLRRRYPPQCTFFIRENVLREAVGSAKIMQEQVLKLIFFSDRPQCIVRIVPSDAGPVGVLGGPFRIMHHDDHPSVVYTAGYTTSLLLEKPAEIAIHRTALTKLDQIALDGGQSRHWLATLASYYD
- a CDS encoding MFS transporter — encoded protein: MAALPARTRLGYSLGSFVTGAFGTVPGLLLLPYLTDTLAVPGAVAGAIVLVPKAWDVLFNPFAGRLSDASLAKRGSRRRFLLFGGIGVAVLFAAIFAGPALGSVTVDAAYVVLAFFLCATAFAFFQVPFNALPAEITDSYDERTKLTSWRIGILAVAILVSGAGAPAITDAIGGAGGYQVMGIAIGVIILGGTFGVYFGIRNAPVGRLRPNPTGWRELIATMRAWRPFRWLLGVYFVQSLGIGTLLAGVSYAARYVLGDASLQKFLFAGFVGPALLMMPVWPILGRRWGKLIGFRAASIAFAVALLGLVGAQALPVGVSFVFVALAGVGYAGIQVFPLAILPDLIDVEEERTGQTRAGVAAGVWTASETLGLALGPGLFGLVLTLGGYVSTSDASAVQPDSAVTAILLGFSILPAILVVLGIPLLRKSILDRP
- a CDS encoding alpha/beta hydrolase yields the protein MVTWADVLRWDPAPTQQAVGPINTEYLKLVGASDELRTAASVEGWSGPAAGAAIGRVNQLVDATEELAAELGSARRAFGDVGDAITGVVHAREEAIGLAQAQRFTIGPDGAITDPGPPPGTPPEQAEAVAAERQRFMAELKDRVEQVVRQANDIDSDACAVLDKILSGTVVDTKGNDNATTGLAAYGDAGFTVGGLSILSPPADGATVAQNAAWWATLSPNQQRRLIHDLPELVGNRDGVQGWARSEANLALVGKERTTLQNARANLQGQLEKLTNGPGHQNTRNLLQAELAKINDKLSSLDSIDKMMLDPRTRKPLEGRQLLSLDMGGDRAKAAVATGNIDTAKHVGVFTPGMNSNVQGSLSGYVEDMDEVRRYANGLAGDSPTGNSVAMVTWLGYEPPTLQADDMRDVGGLITGAPASEGANKLANFQEGINASRRDDPHLTALGHSYGSTTTGIALTQNHGVDDAVFFGSPGISETPTPVFNTSNLNIPEGHAYNLSAEGDDVADAVPVTTRYGPHLESMPGMNQLSTDGTTGPQGPMAASHGHSEYAKGDGRMATSEYNMAAIVSGHPELAVSK
- a CDS encoding LppA family lipoprotein, which translates into the protein MTKWKPVPRSDNNSLGFLATAIACTVVLTACSNGADPYLDNDNSREDMSLQHQWSELMQRPNIDEVVAKYEKMQKEVTEALSSELGLPQWSIGGNNSTNPGCNDFRQVDSWDAIKESIAGTTTPARISTEQWPKAVDTIKRVVAGHGFTTPGLVVDKGDFHTMDLYDGYGAKFNVMTGTEGNNTVIGVSTGCHLLPEAKQRGVPRSTATPPTG
- a CDS encoding type VII secretion target gives rise to the protein MAGYEVVIEALREAGQAAGGASDTIGGVNAADSLPTGEAGMPGGRVVGKINAVRAAWQDRTRGLTTGFTEVSDAFSQAVQLYRTNEHAAQADLREATNSAGGRRPV